The nucleotide sequence AACCGGTCTCGCCATTCAGGGAGATTTTAAACTTTTAGAGGTTTATTTTTGCCCAGAGTTTTTATCGGAAAATGAGTTTAAAACCATTCCTGATTTTGAAAATTCTGATGCCGAGATTATTGAAATTTCTTCGGAAGTTTATCAAAAACTAGCTTATCGTTCGAGTACTGAAGGAATTATTGCTGTTTTCGCTTCAAAAGAAAATGATCTAAAAACGCTTATTTTCAGCAAAGAAAAACCTTTAATTTTAATTGCAGAAGCACCCGAAAAACCAGGAAATATCGGTGCTATTTTAAGGACGGCCGATGCTGCGAATGTCGATGCGGTGTTCATTGCCAATCCCAAAACCGATCTTTACAATCCTAATATTATTCGATCTAGTGTTGGTTGCGTCTTTACCAATCAAATCGCTACAGGAACCACTACTGAAATTATCGAATTTCTTCAGCAAAAAAATATAGCTATTTACGCTGCAGCATTACAAGCTTCAGAAATTTACACAAAAATAGATTTCACCGAAGCTTCTGCAATTGTTGTAGGCACTGAGGCTACCGGGTTAAATCAGGAGTGGCGCGATGCGGCAAAGCAGAATATCATTATTCCTATGAGTGGCGCAATCGACAGCATGAATGTATCTGTCGCAGCCGGAATTCTTATTTTCGAAGCCAAAAGACAACGATCATTTTTGTAGATTCGGCACTTGATTTGCTACTAAATTTTTAAATTCTCAATTTGAATTCTGAAACCTTATTTTATATAATTGTCGGCATAATTTTAGCCGATTTCATTTTCGATAAAATTCTCGACACTTTGAATGCAAGACATTTTGATGATCCGATTCCGCCAGAATTATCTGATGTTTACGATAAAGCAGCATACGAAAAGTCACAGCGCTATAAAAAAGAGCGCTATAAATTCGGAATATTGACTTCAGGATTTTCGTTAGTCTTAACTTTAGGCTTTCTATTTTTTGATGGTTTTGAGTGGGTAGATACGATTGCAAGAGGATTTTCTAATAATGAGATCCTGATTGCGCTTATTTTCTTCGGTATTATTATGATTGGGAGCGATATACTTACTACGCCGTTCTCCTATTATTCTACTTTTGTGATTGAAGAAAAATATGGTTTCAATAAAACTTCAAAATCGACATTTTTAGTAGATAAAATTAAGGGTTGGCTTTTAATGGCAATTCTTGGTGGTGGAATACTAGCACTAATAATTTGGTTTTATCAATTTGCTGGTGCAGATTTTTGGTGGTATGCCTGGATTTTGGTTGCTGTATTTTCCATATTTCTGAATATGTTTTATGCCAAACTTGTTGTGCCTTTATTTAATAAGCAAAGTCCGCTTGAAAATGGTTCACTTAGAACCAAAATTGAAAACTACGCTCAAAGTGTGGGATTCAAATTAGATAATATTTTTATTATTGATGGCTCCAAACGAAGTACTAAAGCCAATGCCTATTTTTCTGGTTTTGGAAGCGAAAAAAGAATTACTCTTTTTGACACTTTAGTGAATGATTTGGAAGAAGAGGAAATTGTAGCGGTACTTGCTCATGAGGTTGGTCACTATAAGAAGAAACATATCATTTTCAATTTAGTAGCTTCTGTTTTAACCACCGGTTTTACACTTTGGTTACTGAGTTTATTTGTTGGAAATCCATTATTATCAAATGCGCTGGGCGTAGATATCCCGAGTTTTCATATTGGTCTAATTGCCTTCGGAATTTTATACAGTCCTATTTCAGAAATCACCGGACTCTTAATGAATCTGATTTCCAGAAAATTTGAATATCAAGCCGATAATTACGCAAGGCATACTTATAATTCAGAAAATCTTATTAGCAGTTTAAAGAAACTCAGTAAAAATAGTCTAAGCAATTTAACTCCGCATAAAACTTATGTCTTTTGGCATTATTCGCATCCTAGTCTTTTGCAGCGTTACCGGAATTTAATGCAATAGAAAAGAGACTAAAAATACTGATTTGAATACTAAATGCTGAATTTTATTATTCAGTATTTTTATTTTTTCAGAAATAATAAAGTAGAAAAATTTTGTTGATCACTGTTTACTGATATTTGCTCATTGAGCATTGCTTATTGATAATTGTTTACGTATTTTTAATATATGACAGAGGCATTTATAGAAAAAGAAAATAAAGAAATTGCTCACCAATATAAAGAATTGCTGAGAATTAGTTACCAAACGCTTACCGATGAGGACAAAAAACTTATTCGGGCTGCTTTTGATACGGCTGTAGATGCACATAAAGATCAGCGTAGAAAATCTGGTGAAGCTTACATCTTCCATCCTATAAGCGTGGCAAAAATTGTCGCTGCAGAGATAGGATTGGATGCCACCTCTATCGCTGCTGCCCTACTCCACGATGTTGTGGAAGATACCTCGTATACATTAGACGATCTGGAACGGATGTTTGGTGAAACTGTAGCTAAAATTGTCGATGGCCTAACTAAAATTTCCAGTCTTAAAAAAGACAAAGATGTTTCGCTGCAGGCAGAGAATTTCAGAAAAATGCTGCTTACTCTTAATGATGATATTCGTGTGATTATCATCAAAATTGCAGATCGCTTGCACAATATGCAAACTATGGATGCAATGCGCAGGGATAAGCAAATAAAAATAGCATCTGAAACCTTATATATCTATGCTCCGCTAGCGCATAGAATAGGACTTTATAATGTAAAAACTGAACTTGAAGATCTAGGTTTAAAATATACCGAACCTGAAGTTTATCAAGACATCTTTACAAAAATCAAGGAAAGTAAAGAGGAGCAGGATGCGTATATTAATGAATTTACCAGGGTAATACAAGATTCCTTAGATAAGGAAAATATGGATTACGATATTAAGGGTAGACCTAAATCCATTTTTTCTATTCGTCGTAAAATGAGCAAACAAAACATCAGTTTTGATGAAGTTTACGATAAATTTGCGATTCGAATTATTTATAGAAGTGATAAGGAAAATGAGAAATTCTTAGCCTGGAAAATATACTCGGTAGTAACAGATCATTTTCGCCCAAACCCTACCCGCTTAAGAGACTGGATTTCGTCACCTAAATCTACCGGTTACGAAGCTTTGCATATTACGGTAATGGGACCAAAAGGACGTTGGGTAGAAGTACAGATTCGTAGTGAACGTATGCATGAAATTGCTGAAAAAGGATATGCTGCGCACTATAAATATAAAAATGCAGACGAAAAAGAAGAACAGGGAATTGAAGAGTGGTTAAACCGACTTCAGGAAGTTTTAGAAAATCAAACCGTTAATGCGGTAGACTTTGTAGAACAATTCAAATTAAATCTTTATTCAAAAGAGATATTTGTATTTACGCCTCAAGGAGATTTAAAGTCTTTACCTAAAGGTTCTACCCCGTTGGATTTTGCTTTTAGTATTCATACCGAAATTGGCACACATACGCGCGGATCCCGAGTAAATAATAAGCTTGTACCGCTAAGTCATGTTTTAAAAAGTGGTGATCAGGTTGAAATTATTACTTCAGATAATGCAAAACCAAATGTAAACTGGCTGGATTATGCTACTACGGCAAGAGCCAGAGCAAAAATAAAATCTTCTTTAAAAGATGAAAAGAAACTCATTGCAGAAGATGGAAAGGCTATTTTAACGAGAAAATTAAAAGCACAAAAAATACCTTTTAATGAAAATACGGTAAACGAACTTGTTGCTCATTTTCATCTTAAAACAAGCTTGGATCTATTTTATCGTGTAGGCATTGGAAAAATCGACAATCAGTCTCTTAAAGAATTTGCTTCTTCACGTAGCAATGCGTTGGTAAGTTATATTAAAAGAAAAATAAGTAAAAAACCAGAAGTTAATCATGATCTTAATAAAGATGAGATCACTGCTAATTACGATCAACTTGTTTTTGGAAAAGAAGAAGATGAGTTAGAATATAAATTGGCGAATTGCTGTAATCCCATACCCGGTGATGATGTTTTTGGATTTGTAACGGTAAATGAGGGAATTAAAGTACACAAAATGGATTGCCCGAATGCCATTCAGTTACAAAGTAATTATGCGTATCGTATAATTCAGGCTAAATGGGTAGATTCGTCACAGCAAGACTTCAAAGCGGTGATCAAACTAAACGGTATAGATAATATTGGATTAGTTAGCGATGTTACCAGGGAAATCTCAAGTAACATGCACGTTAATATGAAGAATATTAATTTTGAGAGTGATGATGGAATCTTCAACGGTCGTATTACGGTAGTAGTTAAGAACAATGCTACATTAATCAAAATTATAAA is from Zunongwangia endophytica and encodes:
- a CDS encoding TrmH family RNA methyltransferase, whose protein sequence is MNTEISSTQNRRIKNLIQLQEKSRNRRKEGKFVVEGLRETGLAIQGDFKLLEVYFCPEFLSENEFKTIPDFENSDAEIIEISSEVYQKLAYRSSTEGIIAVFASKENDLKTLIFSKEKPLILIAEAPEKPGNIGAILRTADAANVDAVFIANPKTDLYNPNIIRSSVGCVFTNQIATGTTTEIIEFLQQKNIAIYAAALQASEIYTKIDFTEASAIVVGTEATGLNQEWRDAAKQNIIIPMSGAIDSMNVSVAAGILIFEAKRQRSFL
- a CDS encoding M48 family metallopeptidase produces the protein MNSETLFYIIVGIILADFIFDKILDTLNARHFDDPIPPELSDVYDKAAYEKSQRYKKERYKFGILTSGFSLVLTLGFLFFDGFEWVDTIARGFSNNEILIALIFFGIIMIGSDILTTPFSYYSTFVIEEKYGFNKTSKSTFLVDKIKGWLLMAILGGGILALIIWFYQFAGADFWWYAWILVAVFSIFLNMFYAKLVVPLFNKQSPLENGSLRTKIENYAQSVGFKLDNIFIIDGSKRSTKANAYFSGFGSEKRITLFDTLVNDLEEEEIVAVLAHEVGHYKKKHIIFNLVASVLTTGFTLWLLSLFVGNPLLSNALGVDIPSFHIGLIAFGILYSPISEITGLLMNLISRKFEYQADNYARHTYNSENLISSLKKLSKNSLSNLTPHKTYVFWHYSHPSLLQRYRNLMQ
- a CDS encoding RelA/SpoT family protein, with the protein product MTEAFIEKENKEIAHQYKELLRISYQTLTDEDKKLIRAAFDTAVDAHKDQRRKSGEAYIFHPISVAKIVAAEIGLDATSIAAALLHDVVEDTSYTLDDLERMFGETVAKIVDGLTKISSLKKDKDVSLQAENFRKMLLTLNDDIRVIIIKIADRLHNMQTMDAMRRDKQIKIASETLYIYAPLAHRIGLYNVKTELEDLGLKYTEPEVYQDIFTKIKESKEEQDAYINEFTRVIQDSLDKENMDYDIKGRPKSIFSIRRKMSKQNISFDEVYDKFAIRIIYRSDKENEKFLAWKIYSVVTDHFRPNPTRLRDWISSPKSTGYEALHITVMGPKGRWVEVQIRSERMHEIAEKGYAAHYKYKNADEKEEQGIEEWLNRLQEVLENQTVNAVDFVEQFKLNLYSKEIFVFTPQGDLKSLPKGSTPLDFAFSIHTEIGTHTRGSRVNNKLVPLSHVLKSGDQVEIITSDNAKPNVNWLDYATTARARAKIKSSLKDEKKLIAEDGKAILTRKLKAQKIPFNENTVNELVAHFHLKTSLDLFYRVGIGKIDNQSLKEFASSRSNALVSYIKRKISKKPEVNHDLNKDEITANYDQLVFGKEEDELEYKLANCCNPIPGDDVFGFVTVNEGIKVHKMDCPNAIQLQSNYAYRIIQAKWVDSSQQDFKAVIKLNGIDNIGLVSDVTREISSNMHVNMKNINFESDDGIFNGRITVVVKNNATLIKIINRLKKINGIDKVTRE